In Mytilus trossulus isolate FHL-02 unplaced genomic scaffold, PNRI_Mtr1.1.1.hap1 h1tg001073l__unscaffolded, whole genome shotgun sequence, the following proteins share a genomic window:
- the LOC134703489 gene encoding LOW QUALITY PROTEIN: cytochrome c oxidase subunit 3-like (The sequence of the model RefSeq protein was modified relative to this genomic sequence to represent the inferred CDS: substituted 9 bases at 9 genomic stop codons) — protein MNRNPYSRYYVPGPSPWPFFVAISANGIAVGLILXLHRTPRFLLIGMRLGCILLRTFRXWRDLIREGDIGFHTRFVIKRFRDGVALFILSEVMFFFSFFWTFFHNALRPSCELGMRXPPPGIRTPNPSSTRLFETGLLIRRGLFVTQAHKRMRLKDYDVGPFIGLVVTILCGTVFFLVQLREYYXNSYTIADRVYGRVFYLLTGFHGMHVVVGTLXLMVRLVRLWRGEFSSQRHFGFEACIWYXHFVDVVWVALXCLVYVWFGGWLYMWWFKIXDGDVYTFKYPDAKPSWYAYIQEEHAPSXYKIPDHLKG, from the coding sequence ATGAATCGTAATCCTTATTCTCGTTACTATGTACCAGGTCCAAGTCCGTGGCCCTTTTTTGTGGCTATCTCGGCAAACGGAATAGCGGTAGGGTTAATTTTGTGACTGCATCGAACTCCCAGATTTCTATTAATAGGAATGAGGTTGGGGTGTATACTATTGAGAACTTTTAGATGATGGCGAGACTTAATTCGTGAGGGAGATATTGGGTTTCATACTCGCTTCGTAATCAAGAGATTTCGTGATGGAGTTGCCCTTTTTATTCTGTCTGAAGTAatgttcttcttttcttttttttggactTTCTTCCATAATGCCTTAAGACCCTCGTGTGAACTAGGGATGCGATGACCCCCTCCAGGGATCCGCACGCCAAACCCGTCGTCGACAAGGCTGTTCGAGACAGGTCTTTTAATTAGGAGGGGGTTATTCGTAACTCAAGCCCATAAGAGAATGCGTTTGAAGGATTATGATGTTGGGCCATTTATTGGCCTAGTGGTAACAATTTTATGTGGGACTGTGTTCTTCCTAGTGCAACTTCGAGAATACTACTGAAACTCATACACTATTGCAGATAGGGTGTATGGAAGAGTGTTTTATTTACTAACTGGGTTTCATGGAATGCACGTAGTTGTGGGGACTCTTTGACTAATGGTGAGGTTAGTCCGACTATGGCGTGGGGAGTTTTCCAGTCAACGGCACTTTGGTTTTGAGGCTTGCATTTGGTACTGACACTTcgtagatgtggtatgggtaGCATTATGATGTTTAGTATATGTGTGGTTTGGAGGATGGTTATACATGTGGTGGTTCAAAATATGAGACGGGGACGTCTATACGTTTAAGTACCCAGACGCAAAGCCTTCGTGGTATGCGTACATTCAAGAAGAGCATGCTCCGTCCTGATATAAGATTCCTGACcatttaaaaggttaa